The following proteins are co-located in the Malus sylvestris chromosome 13, drMalSylv7.2, whole genome shotgun sequence genome:
- the LOC126597539 gene encoding alpha-glucan water dikinase 1, chloroplastic-like isoform X1, giving the protein MSNSVGHNLLNQSLLQRKVNSSGIPANTLFQAKSVHQVTAQARKSSISKKFCGNTLNVQKPKLAMGSRRPVAAVPRAVLTTNPPSDQQLAGKFNLDGNIELQVYVNASTPGSATQVNFLVAYSGDSLTLHWGGVQDRKEKWVLPSRHPDGTKVYKNRALRTPFVSSGSSSSLQIEIDDPTIQAIEFLLVDESQNRWFKNNGGNFHVKLPAKEKLISNATVPEELVQIQAYLRWERKGKQMYTPEQEKVEYEAARSELLEEVARGTSIQDLHARLTKKDDDGKIEEPSRSDTKTAKKDERKQVFRTKGIQRKRRDLMQIINKHASKPVYEGKIVDEEHPAKPKPLTAVELFAKEKEEQDGGSVLRKNIFKLNDKELLILVTNPAGKTKVHLTTDFKEPLTLHWALSASKAGEWLEPPANTLPQGSVALNGVIETQFRPGSADSTYEVQSLEIEVEADSFKGMPFVLNASGTWMKNQGSNFYVDFGVERKKAQKDTGDGKGTAKALLDKIAGQESEAQKSFMHRFNIAADLVNQAKDAGELGLAGILVWMRFMATRQLIWNKNYNVKPREISKAQNRLTDLLQNVYANYPQYRELLRMILSTVGRGGEGDVGQRIRDEILVVQRNNDCNGSFMEEWHQKLHNNTSPDDVVICQALMDYIKNDFDIGVYWKTLNENGITKERLLSYDRAIHNEPKFRRDQKEGLLRDLGHYMRTLKAVHSGADLESAIQNCMGYKDEGQGFMVGVKINPISGLPSEVPDLLRFVLEHVEDRNVEVLVEGLLEARQGLRTLLSKPHDRLRDLLFLDIALDSTVRTAIERGYEELNNAGPEKIMYFISLVLENLALSSDDNEDLIYCLKGWDQAQNMLKSNSNDWALYSKSILDRTRLALAYKAESYLSILQPSAEYLGAQLGVDQWALNIFTEEIIRAGSAASLSSLLNRLDPVLRKTAHMGSWQVISPIEVVGYVVYVDELLTVQNKVYSKPTILVAKTVKGEEEIPDGTVAVLTPDMPDVLSHVSVRARNSKVCFATCFDPNILADLKASEGKLLRLKPTPADIVYSEVNEGELDASSTDSREDTPSLTLVKKEFTGRYAISSDEFTSEMVGAKSRNIAYVNGKLPSWVGIPTSVALPFGSFEKVLSEDSNKAVAEKLETLKKKLRDGNFDSLKEIRETVLQLAAPPQLVQELKTTMKSSGMPWPGDEGEQRWEQAWMAIKKVWASKWNERAYFSTRKVKLDHEYLCMAVLVQEIINADYAFVIHTTNPSSGDSSEIYAEVVKGLGETLVGAYPGRALSFISKKNDLDSPQVLGYPSKPIGLFIRRSIIFRSDSNGEDLEGYAGAGLYDSVPMDEEEKVLVDYSSDPLMVDGNFRKTILSSIARAGSAIGELYGSPQDIEGVIRDGKLYVVQTRPQM; this is encoded by the exons ATGAGCAATTCCGTAGGCCATAACTTGCTCAACCAGAGCCTGCTTCAAAGAAAGGTAAATTCTTCCGGTATTCCTGCCAACACATTGTTTCAAGCTAAGAGCGTCCACCAAGTGACGGCACAGGCGCGAAAATCATCGATATCCAAGAAGTTTTGTGGGAACACTTTGAACGTTCAGAAACCAAAGTTAGCCATGGGGTCACGCCGCCCCGTTGCAGCTGTTCCTCGTGCCGTATTAACCACTAATCCGCCTTCGGAT CAGCAGCTTGCCGGGAAATTCAATCTCGATGGGAATATTGAATTGCAG GTTTATGTGAATGCTTCCACTCCGGGATCTGCCACTCAAGTAAATTTTCTTGTAGCATACAGCGGTGACTCTTTGACTCTTCACTGGGGTGGGGTACAAGATAGGAAAGA AAAGTGGGTGCTTCCGTCTCGTCACCCAGATGGAACCAAAGTATATAAGAACAGAGCTCTTAGAACACCTTTTGTGAGT TCTGGCTCCAGTTCCTCGCTTCAAATTGAGATTGATGATCCTACAATACAAGCAATCGAGTTTCTTTTAGTTGATGAAAGCCAGAACAGATG GTTTAAGAACAATGGTGGTAACTTTCATGTTAAATTACCTGCGAAAGAGAAGCTGATATCCAATGCTACAGTTCCTGAAGAGCTTGTACAAATTCAAGCATATTTGAGGTGGGAAAGAAAGGGTAAACAGATGtatacaccagagcaagaaaaG GTGGAGTACGAAGCAGCCCGATCTGAGTTATTGGAGGAAGTAGCTAGGGGTACTTCCATACAAGATCTCCATGCAAGGTTGACTAAGAAAGATGATGATGGTAAAATTGAAGAGCCATCTCGTTCTGATACAAAGACTGcaaagaaagatgagagaaaacaGGTTTTTAGAACCAAGGGAATTCAACGCAAGAGGAGGGACTTAATGCAGATTATCAACAAACATGCTTCTAAACCTGTTTACGAGGGTAAAATTGTAGATGAAGAACATCCAGCCAAACCAAAacccttgacagcagttgagctTTTCGCCAAGGAAAAGGAAGAACAGGATGGAGGTTCTGTTCTGAGGAAAAACATTTTCAAGCTCAATGATAAGGAACTTCTG ATACTCGTAACCAATCCTGCTGGGAAGACAAAGGTTCATCTGACAACAGATTTCAAAGAGCCACTTACCCTTCACTGGGCTTTATCTGCAAGCAAGGCTGGAGAGTGGTTG GAACCACCTGCAAACACACTTCCCCAGGGTTCAGTTGCTCTTAATGGGGTTATTGAAACACAATTTAGACCAGGTTCCGCTGACTCTACTTATGAG GTTCAATCTTTAGAAATAGAAGTTGAAGCAGATAGTTTTAAAGGAATGCCATTTGTCCTTAATGCTTCTGGGACATGGATGAAGAATCAAGGCTCCAATTTCTATGTTGACTTTGGCGTTGAACGCAAGAAAGCTCAGAAG GATACTGGTGATGGCAAAGGTACTGCAAAGGCGTTGTTGGATAAAATAGCAGGCCAGGAGAGTGAGGCACAGAAATCTTTTATGCATCG ATTTAACATTGCAGCAGACTTGGTCAATCAAGCAAAGGATGCTGGCGAATTAGGTCTTGCGGGTATTTTGGTGTGGATGAGGTTTATGGCCACAAGGCAGCTCATTTGGAATAAAAATTACAATGTGAAACCACG TGAGATTAGTAAAGCTCAGAACAGGCTCACAGACTTGCTTCAGAATGTTTATGCAAATTATCCTCAGTATCGAGAACTTCTACGGATGATATTGTCTACTGTTGGCCGTGGAGGAGAAGGGGATGTGGGACAGCGAATTCGAGATGAGATCCTTGTCGTCCAG AGAAACAATGATTGCAATGGCTCATTTATGGAGGAATGGCATCAAAAGTTGCATAATAACACGAGTCCAGATGATGTTGTTATTTGTCAG GCATTAATGGATTACATAAAAAATGACTTTGATATTGGTGTTTACTGGAAAACTTTGAATGAGAATGGAATCACAAAAGAACGTCTTCTAAGCTACGATCGTGCAATCCATAATGAACCAAAATTCAGGAGAGATCAGAAAGAGGGTCTTCTGCGGGATCTGGGGCATTACATGAGAACTTTGAAG GCTGTTCATTCAGGTGCAGATCTTGAGTCTGCCATTCAAAATTGTATGGGCTACAAAGATGAG GGTCAAGGATTCATGGTTGGAGTAAAAATAAATCCTATATCTGGCTTGCCATCAGAAGTTCCA GATCTCCTGCGATTTGTACTAGAACATGTTGAAGACAGGAATGTGGAAGTCCTTGTTGAG gGTTTGCTTGAGGCGCGCCAGGGGCTTAGGACATTGCTCTCTAAGCCTCATGATCGTCTGAGGGATCTTTTATTTTTGGACATTGCCCTTGATTCTACTGTTAGGACCGCTATTGAGAGGGGATATGAAGAACTGAATAATGCTGGGCCAGAG AAAATTATGTACTTCATCTCTTTGGTTCTGGAAAACCTGGCACTGTCATCAGATGATAACGAGGATCTCATTTACTGTTTGAAG GGATGGGATCAGGCTCAAAACATGTTAAAAAGTAACAGTAATGACTGGGCATTATATTCAAAATCAATCCTAGACAGAACCCGCCTTGCGCTTGCATACAAGGCAGAATCATATCTCAGTATTTTACAGCCGTCAGCAGAATACCTTGGAGCACAGCTTGGAGTGGACCAATGGGCT TTGAACATATTTACCGAAGAAATAATCCGTGCTGGATCAGCCGCCTCTTTATCCTCACTCCTTAATCGGCTTGATCCGGTTCTTCGAAAGACTGCTCATATGGGAAG TTGGCAGGTTATCAGCCCAATTGAAGTGGTTGGATATGTGGTCTATGTGGATGAATTACTCACTGTTCAGAATAAAGTTTACAGCAAGCCCACAATTTTGGTGGCAAAAACTGTAAAGGGTGAGGAAGAAATTCCAGATGGTACTGTTGCAGTGCTGACACCTGATATGCCAGACGTCCTATCTCATGTTTCTGTCCGAGCAAGAAATAGCAAG GTATGTTTTGCGACATGCTTTGACCCCAATATTCTGGCCGACCTCAAAGCTAGTGAAGGGAAGTTATTACGTCTAAAGCCAACACCTGCTGATATAGTTTATAG TGAGGTCAATGAGGGTGAGCTAGATGCGAGTTCAACTGATTCAAGAGAAGACACTCCATCTCTAACATTGGTCAAGAAAGAATTTACTGGTAGATATGCCATATCATCTGATGAGTTCACAAGTGAAATG GTTGGAGCTAAATCACGTAATATTGCTTATGTAAATGGAAAACTTCCGTCTTGGGTTGGAATTCCTACATCAGTTGCCCTACCATTTGGATCATTCGAAAAGGTTCTTTCAGAAGATTCGAATAAG GCTGTGGCTGAAAAGTTGGAAACTCTAAAGAAAAAGTTAAGGGACGGAAATTTTGATTCACTCAAGGAGATTCGGGAAACAGTTTTACAGCTGGCAGCACCACCCCAGTTG GTGCAAGAGCTGAAGACTACGATGAAAAGTTCAGGAATGCCTTGGCCTGGTGATGAAGGTGAACAACGGTGGGAACAAGCATGGATGGCTATAAAAAAG GTCTGGGCTTCAAAGTGGAACGAGAGAGCATACTTCAGCACGAGAAAAGTGAAACTAGATCACGAGTATCTCTGCATGGCTGTCCTTGTTCAGGAAATCATAAATGCTGACTATGCATTCGTTATTCATACAACTAACCCATCTTCAGGAGACTCATCAGAGATATATGCTGAG GTTGTTAAGGGACTTGGAGAGACTCTAGTTGGAGCTTATCCTGGACGTGCTCTAAGTTTTATTAGCAAAAAGAATGATCTGGACTCTCCTCAG GTGTTGGGTTACCCTAGCAAACCCATCGGCCTCTTTATAAGACGATCCATAATCTTTCGATCTGATTCCAATGGTGAAGATCTCGAAGGTTATGCTGGTGCAGGCCTGTATGACAG TGTCCCTATGGACGAGGAAGAGAAAGTCTTGGTCGACTACTCATCTGACCCGCTTATGGTTGACGGAAACTTTCGCAAGACAATCCTCTCTAGCATTGCTCGTGCAGGAAGTGCAATCGGGGAACTGTATGGATCTCCACAAGACATTGAAGGCGTGATCAGGGACGGTAAACTCTATGTTGTCCAGACAAGACCCCAAATGtga
- the LOC126597539 gene encoding alpha-glucan water dikinase 1, chloroplastic-like isoform X3, whose amino-acid sequence MSNSVGHNLLNQSLLQRKVNSSGIPANTLFQAKSVHQVTAQARKSSISKKFCGNTLNVQKPKLAMGSRRPVAAVPRAVLTTNPPSDQQLAGKFNLDGNIELQVYVNASTPGSATQVNFLVAYSGDSLTLHWGGVQDRKEKWVLPSRHPDGTKVYKNRALRTPFSGSSSSLQIEIDDPTIQAIEFLLVDESQNRWFKNNGGNFHVKLPAKEKLISNATVPEELVQIQAYLRWERKGKQMYTPEQEKVEYEAARSELLEEVARGTSIQDLHARLTKKDDDGKIEEPSRSDTKTAKKDERKQVFRTKGIQRKRRDLMQIINKHASKPVYEGKIVDEEHPAKPKPLTAVELFAKEKEEQDGGSVLRKNIFKLNDKELLILVTNPAGKTKVHLTTDFKEPLTLHWALSASKAGEWLEPPANTLPQGSVALNGVIETQFRPGSADSTYEVQSLEIEVEADSFKGMPFVLNASGTWMKNQGSNFYVDFGVERKKAQKDTGDGKGTAKALLDKIAGQESEAQKSFMHRFNIAADLVNQAKDAGELGLAGILVWMRFMATRQLIWNKNYNVKPREISKAQNRLTDLLQNVYANYPQYRELLRMILSTVGRGGEGDVGQRIRDEILVVQRNNDCNGSFMEEWHQKLHNNTSPDDVVICQALMDYIKNDFDIGVYWKTLNENGITKERLLSYDRAIHNEPKFRRDQKEGLLRDLGHYMRTLKAVHSGADLESAIQNCMGYKDEGQGFMVGVKINPISGLPSEVPDLLRFVLEHVEDRNVEVLVEGLLEARQGLRTLLSKPHDRLRDLLFLDIALDSTVRTAIERGYEELNNAGPEKIMYFISLVLENLALSSDDNEDLIYCLKGWDQAQNMLKSNSNDWALYSKSILDRTRLALAYKAESYLSILQPSAEYLGAQLGVDQWALNIFTEEIIRAGSAASLSSLLNRLDPVLRKTAHMGSWQVISPIEVVGYVVYVDELLTVQNKVYSKPTILVAKTVKGEEEIPDGTVAVLTPDMPDVLSHVSVRARNSKVCFATCFDPNILADLKASEGKLLRLKPTPADIVYSEVNEGELDASSTDSREDTPSLTLVKKEFTGRYAISSDEFTSEMVGAKSRNIAYVNGKLPSWVGIPTSVALPFGSFEKVLSEDSNKAVAEKLETLKKKLRDGNFDSLKEIRETVLQLAAPPQLVQELKTTMKSSGMPWPGDEGEQRWEQAWMAIKKVWASKWNERAYFSTRKVKLDHEYLCMAVLVQEIINADYAFVIHTTNPSSGDSSEIYAEVVKGLGETLVGAYPGRALSFISKKNDLDSPQVLGYPSKPIGLFIRRSIIFRSDSNGEDLEGYAGAGLYDSVPMDEEEKVLVDYSSDPLMVDGNFRKTILSSIARAGSAIGELYGSPQDIEGVIRDGKLYVVQTRPQM is encoded by the exons ATGAGCAATTCCGTAGGCCATAACTTGCTCAACCAGAGCCTGCTTCAAAGAAAGGTAAATTCTTCCGGTATTCCTGCCAACACATTGTTTCAAGCTAAGAGCGTCCACCAAGTGACGGCACAGGCGCGAAAATCATCGATATCCAAGAAGTTTTGTGGGAACACTTTGAACGTTCAGAAACCAAAGTTAGCCATGGGGTCACGCCGCCCCGTTGCAGCTGTTCCTCGTGCCGTATTAACCACTAATCCGCCTTCGGAT CAGCAGCTTGCCGGGAAATTCAATCTCGATGGGAATATTGAATTGCAG GTTTATGTGAATGCTTCCACTCCGGGATCTGCCACTCAAGTAAATTTTCTTGTAGCATACAGCGGTGACTCTTTGACTCTTCACTGGGGTGGGGTACAAGATAGGAAAGA AAAGTGGGTGCTTCCGTCTCGTCACCCAGATGGAACCAAAGTATATAAGAACAGAGCTCTTAGAACACCTTTT TCTGGCTCCAGTTCCTCGCTTCAAATTGAGATTGATGATCCTACAATACAAGCAATCGAGTTTCTTTTAGTTGATGAAAGCCAGAACAGATG GTTTAAGAACAATGGTGGTAACTTTCATGTTAAATTACCTGCGAAAGAGAAGCTGATATCCAATGCTACAGTTCCTGAAGAGCTTGTACAAATTCAAGCATATTTGAGGTGGGAAAGAAAGGGTAAACAGATGtatacaccagagcaagaaaaG GTGGAGTACGAAGCAGCCCGATCTGAGTTATTGGAGGAAGTAGCTAGGGGTACTTCCATACAAGATCTCCATGCAAGGTTGACTAAGAAAGATGATGATGGTAAAATTGAAGAGCCATCTCGTTCTGATACAAAGACTGcaaagaaagatgagagaaaacaGGTTTTTAGAACCAAGGGAATTCAACGCAAGAGGAGGGACTTAATGCAGATTATCAACAAACATGCTTCTAAACCTGTTTACGAGGGTAAAATTGTAGATGAAGAACATCCAGCCAAACCAAAacccttgacagcagttgagctTTTCGCCAAGGAAAAGGAAGAACAGGATGGAGGTTCTGTTCTGAGGAAAAACATTTTCAAGCTCAATGATAAGGAACTTCTG ATACTCGTAACCAATCCTGCTGGGAAGACAAAGGTTCATCTGACAACAGATTTCAAAGAGCCACTTACCCTTCACTGGGCTTTATCTGCAAGCAAGGCTGGAGAGTGGTTG GAACCACCTGCAAACACACTTCCCCAGGGTTCAGTTGCTCTTAATGGGGTTATTGAAACACAATTTAGACCAGGTTCCGCTGACTCTACTTATGAG GTTCAATCTTTAGAAATAGAAGTTGAAGCAGATAGTTTTAAAGGAATGCCATTTGTCCTTAATGCTTCTGGGACATGGATGAAGAATCAAGGCTCCAATTTCTATGTTGACTTTGGCGTTGAACGCAAGAAAGCTCAGAAG GATACTGGTGATGGCAAAGGTACTGCAAAGGCGTTGTTGGATAAAATAGCAGGCCAGGAGAGTGAGGCACAGAAATCTTTTATGCATCG ATTTAACATTGCAGCAGACTTGGTCAATCAAGCAAAGGATGCTGGCGAATTAGGTCTTGCGGGTATTTTGGTGTGGATGAGGTTTATGGCCACAAGGCAGCTCATTTGGAATAAAAATTACAATGTGAAACCACG TGAGATTAGTAAAGCTCAGAACAGGCTCACAGACTTGCTTCAGAATGTTTATGCAAATTATCCTCAGTATCGAGAACTTCTACGGATGATATTGTCTACTGTTGGCCGTGGAGGAGAAGGGGATGTGGGACAGCGAATTCGAGATGAGATCCTTGTCGTCCAG AGAAACAATGATTGCAATGGCTCATTTATGGAGGAATGGCATCAAAAGTTGCATAATAACACGAGTCCAGATGATGTTGTTATTTGTCAG GCATTAATGGATTACATAAAAAATGACTTTGATATTGGTGTTTACTGGAAAACTTTGAATGAGAATGGAATCACAAAAGAACGTCTTCTAAGCTACGATCGTGCAATCCATAATGAACCAAAATTCAGGAGAGATCAGAAAGAGGGTCTTCTGCGGGATCTGGGGCATTACATGAGAACTTTGAAG GCTGTTCATTCAGGTGCAGATCTTGAGTCTGCCATTCAAAATTGTATGGGCTACAAAGATGAG GGTCAAGGATTCATGGTTGGAGTAAAAATAAATCCTATATCTGGCTTGCCATCAGAAGTTCCA GATCTCCTGCGATTTGTACTAGAACATGTTGAAGACAGGAATGTGGAAGTCCTTGTTGAG gGTTTGCTTGAGGCGCGCCAGGGGCTTAGGACATTGCTCTCTAAGCCTCATGATCGTCTGAGGGATCTTTTATTTTTGGACATTGCCCTTGATTCTACTGTTAGGACCGCTATTGAGAGGGGATATGAAGAACTGAATAATGCTGGGCCAGAG AAAATTATGTACTTCATCTCTTTGGTTCTGGAAAACCTGGCACTGTCATCAGATGATAACGAGGATCTCATTTACTGTTTGAAG GGATGGGATCAGGCTCAAAACATGTTAAAAAGTAACAGTAATGACTGGGCATTATATTCAAAATCAATCCTAGACAGAACCCGCCTTGCGCTTGCATACAAGGCAGAATCATATCTCAGTATTTTACAGCCGTCAGCAGAATACCTTGGAGCACAGCTTGGAGTGGACCAATGGGCT TTGAACATATTTACCGAAGAAATAATCCGTGCTGGATCAGCCGCCTCTTTATCCTCACTCCTTAATCGGCTTGATCCGGTTCTTCGAAAGACTGCTCATATGGGAAG TTGGCAGGTTATCAGCCCAATTGAAGTGGTTGGATATGTGGTCTATGTGGATGAATTACTCACTGTTCAGAATAAAGTTTACAGCAAGCCCACAATTTTGGTGGCAAAAACTGTAAAGGGTGAGGAAGAAATTCCAGATGGTACTGTTGCAGTGCTGACACCTGATATGCCAGACGTCCTATCTCATGTTTCTGTCCGAGCAAGAAATAGCAAG GTATGTTTTGCGACATGCTTTGACCCCAATATTCTGGCCGACCTCAAAGCTAGTGAAGGGAAGTTATTACGTCTAAAGCCAACACCTGCTGATATAGTTTATAG TGAGGTCAATGAGGGTGAGCTAGATGCGAGTTCAACTGATTCAAGAGAAGACACTCCATCTCTAACATTGGTCAAGAAAGAATTTACTGGTAGATATGCCATATCATCTGATGAGTTCACAAGTGAAATG GTTGGAGCTAAATCACGTAATATTGCTTATGTAAATGGAAAACTTCCGTCTTGGGTTGGAATTCCTACATCAGTTGCCCTACCATTTGGATCATTCGAAAAGGTTCTTTCAGAAGATTCGAATAAG GCTGTGGCTGAAAAGTTGGAAACTCTAAAGAAAAAGTTAAGGGACGGAAATTTTGATTCACTCAAGGAGATTCGGGAAACAGTTTTACAGCTGGCAGCACCACCCCAGTTG GTGCAAGAGCTGAAGACTACGATGAAAAGTTCAGGAATGCCTTGGCCTGGTGATGAAGGTGAACAACGGTGGGAACAAGCATGGATGGCTATAAAAAAG GTCTGGGCTTCAAAGTGGAACGAGAGAGCATACTTCAGCACGAGAAAAGTGAAACTAGATCACGAGTATCTCTGCATGGCTGTCCTTGTTCAGGAAATCATAAATGCTGACTATGCATTCGTTATTCATACAACTAACCCATCTTCAGGAGACTCATCAGAGATATATGCTGAG GTTGTTAAGGGACTTGGAGAGACTCTAGTTGGAGCTTATCCTGGACGTGCTCTAAGTTTTATTAGCAAAAAGAATGATCTGGACTCTCCTCAG GTGTTGGGTTACCCTAGCAAACCCATCGGCCTCTTTATAAGACGATCCATAATCTTTCGATCTGATTCCAATGGTGAAGATCTCGAAGGTTATGCTGGTGCAGGCCTGTATGACAG TGTCCCTATGGACGAGGAAGAGAAAGTCTTGGTCGACTACTCATCTGACCCGCTTATGGTTGACGGAAACTTTCGCAAGACAATCCTCTCTAGCATTGCTCGTGCAGGAAGTGCAATCGGGGAACTGTATGGATCTCCACAAGACATTGAAGGCGTGATCAGGGACGGTAAACTCTATGTTGTCCAGACAAGACCCCAAATGtga